The Eremothecium cymbalariae DBVPG#7215 chromosome 1, complete sequence DNA segment TGAATAGGTGCCTCAGTCACATTTAAGGATTGATCTTCTAAAGAGCTGACAGCATGGTCATCAATATCAGTCTCCCTTATGTTTCCGCTAGCGTGGAAATTCTTTCTATCTGAAGCAGAAGGTTTCTGAACTTTTGACACAGTTCCTTTGATAAAGTCGTCAAAACCTGTTGCTGCTTCCGCAGCCCAGTCGCTATATAAGGGACGGGATAAAAACCCATATTTGAATTCGTTTACGCCAACTAGAATCTTTGTTAATTGTAGTAATTCCTCGATATATTCTATAATCTCTTCTGCAGCTGAACTGGTTGCGCTCCAGCCAAGATACTTTTCTTTTACGACATAGGCGTGGAATGAAGATACTTGAGCAGTGGGTCTTTTTTTAGCTCTCAATACAATTCcctcatcgtcatcgttGCTATCGATGCTAGATTTATCACTGTCtgaatttaaatttggATGCTCAGCCACTACACCCATACGATTCCTGTACTGCACATCCAAGATTTCACGAACTTTGTTTACCAATCTTCGATATGAGATTCTGGCACTAGGTAAATAATGCGGTAATGGTGTCTTATTTATAATGGCCTCTTGCAATGCTCTCATCATGTTTACCATGGATCCAATAACTTGTCTTCTGTATGGATAGATAGTCGCATTCAAATCATCGAGGATACTTCCACAGTTTTTGCGCAATAACACCATGACATCTAAAAGATCaattatttgtttttggatgaaAATTATTTGAGTGAATACCTTCTCAAGTTCTGTGTACCTACCTTTTAGTCTAGGCTCTTGCCTTGCTAATCCTTTATAAGTGTCAGCGCGGCTCAACGCGGACTTCGCACTTGATGAAACCAACGAGAAACGTTCAAAACTTTCAGTTGAAATCATAAACTTCGAACCCCTTTCTGTACCGGTTGCAAGCAACATGATCAAATCTGCAATGCATCCAGATACAAATGAAATCTCATCGTTCAGTTGATCGCGTGCCTTGATAGGAAATATAACTGTTTGTGCAACCAACGCAACACCTCCACCATATGCAACGGCAAGGCACCTTTTACCAAAGTTGGCAGCAATAGTTCCACCAACCGAAGTCGGTATAACGGTGGCTAAAAGCACAATATAGATGCTGATGACATGAATAATGGCAGCCTTAATATATGCAGAGCCCAACAGAAAATAGAATCCAGGAACGGCACCGATAATAGTGACAAACACCATCAAATATGGGTTTTGCTGGTTCTGACCACCAGCAAGGTATGATACATATGCCCAAGCAGCACCACCTATTACCCCAACACCACGCAAGAAGAATACCCAGAAGGTACCGCCGACATTAGGCTCGAGACATAATATGCAGACAAAACCCACCCAGGAGCCACGTATATCAACATACCAGTGACGTGCCTTTGGTATGAACATTGGAAATGACGCAACAATCAAGGAAATAGTTACCTGGGCCCCAAACCGAAACCGTTCtcgattttttttaaacgACTCCCGCATGTTGATCATAAGTTGCATGCATATACGCTTTAAAGAAACAGCTGCTAGTCtatgttgaaaagaagcagtCCATGCCTTAGAATGTATACCAGCATCTTGTTTATATGAATTACTGCTCATAGGCAAGCGATGATCTACATCGTCGAACATAACAGAGGCGGCAGTCTGTTGACGAAGTAGCTGCTGTTCCTCAAATTGAGGTCGAACGGTGGCTGTTTCACCGCGGACATTAGATTGGTTGTTGATGACACCTTGTAAAGTTGCACTTTCAGTCAAACCACTCAAACGTGAATTGCGATTTATCCATTTCTTAAAGTTCTCAAGGTTACTAAGGGCAGTAAACCAGAATGATTTGCCGCGGAGCCAACCTTTAGATTCCCTCTCTTTTCTAAGGCCCTGTATCTTTTGTGCCTCCTGCATGATCAAGATAACAGAATTGATTATTTCcttaaaattaattaaaaacaaagataTTAGGAACATTTCATCTGATGGGCTTAAAAGCTCGTGACTGACATCAGCCAATTGCTCACGAAATTCTCGATCGAATGCATCGGCTGcttcttttaatttgtcTAGGGTTCCTTTAAAATCGAAATCCTTGGGTAACCTTTGTTTGAAGTTCAAATCTGGCATAATATTACTCTCTTGTTTAAAACTCTTTGGGATCTTCGAATGACTGAAATCTACATCATAAGCATCGCAAAGTAcaatctttgaaatataGAGCGATTCATTTAGAGTCTTGTGCAATGCGAAAATCGGTAACCTCAATGTTTTTAGCACAGCGAGAAGTCTTTTGGAATCTGCATGAGTTATTTCCTTTTGTGTATCAACATTTATCGATTCGGAGTCTTCAAATAACCGACCCTGTCTTTTTAGCAGCACGAACTCCAATTGACATGCATTTGCTAATCCTGTTGCATACATTGCCAATGGCTTGAACTTATCTATTATATCAGTTAACTGAGATGCTCCCAAATAAGAGTAAGATAGCTCATATGAACCTTCATCGAGAACTAGTTCACAGTTGCTCACCTTTTGATTAATTGAGTTTTTAAGTGTCACCAATCTTGCTAAAGAGCAAGGTTTCTTCTCATAAAAAGACTGAGACTCTTCTTGAAGGTCAGATGATATGAAGAAGTTTATTGCATTGTTCAAAAAGTGGTGTAACTCATTAAGGGTGTCTACTGTAGTCTTACCGCAATATGTGGTACCAAATTCCGGGAATATTATTAAGTTCCAGAATACTGACATTCCAATACCAAGATAGAAGggtattgaaaaagttcTAGCAATCTCAGCAGCGGATTGGCGCAATGGTGCCAGAAACGTAAAATGAACCACCACGAATAACGGAAAAACGATATGAAAGTAGTGATGACTGACAGCTCTCATCCAACCATGAAAGAAAAGCATAAATATTTCGAACACAGCTAAAACAGCCAACGCAGCTTCGTATCGATCATAATTCTCAATATAGTTTTGTTCGTCAGACAGGAGACTCCATGTAGAACCAAGGCATCTTTGCGCAAGATATCTTGCAAAAAGTGAATATCCTAACCCAGTCACTAAACCTGTTAGAACGTACATAGAACTCTGTATAATGGCGCCGGTACGCCTTCCAGGATGTACTATGACTGCAATAAGAGGCATTAGTGCTGGCTCTGGCCCGAGCAGTTCTCTTACTTTGGGTATCAAACAAAGGGTCAAAGCAATAGTGGAGTTAATCGTGCATTTCAAAATCCTTCGAGCTAGAATACGGTCACATGGAAAATATCGTTTCTGCAAACTGCAAGCTTTAGAACAGTATCTTTTTAAGTCAATATACCCAGACTTATCGCTTGACATATTTGTAGAATGTCCTTTGCATTCAAGTAGACAAAGTTAGTGATCTGAAGTGTAAGTTGATTATGAACGGCAATGTGTCTCAACATACAGAGGGCAGATAATTTTTTGGTTcagataatatatatgtatatttacATATCAAAATACAATAACAAACTTCGAAAATAGAAATAAGCGATGTCGTCGTTATCATAGATGAATGTGAGATTACGACCTAGAACGTGCTGTATTCGTTCGTCGCGCGGACAGTATACAACGGTAGACCCTGAGAGTCCCAAAATTGAACGATTCTACCGCACCCAAAGATCAAATGACCACGTCATTCACTAGGGTTATATTCTGGTGAGTATAATACCTCGAAATGGTCTCCCTTTAAATCGAATTCACTCAACCCAACAATTGCGCCAAATTTCATAAACCTGCCATACTGCGATTCTCTCCGATGTTGCACTTCGTCAATAAAATCTTTCCAGTACAGCTCATGATTGTACGAGAAATCGAGTTTACCTCCGTAGTTAACTTCTAACTGTTTTTCATCTATATACTTTAGCAGTGATTCATCAAACGCCAGCTTGGCTCTGGTAGCAGGGTCTATGAATGGATGTACTAGTTTTAGAAAGGTCCAGCCGTACCACGGCATGTTCAAGAAGTATGCTTTTCCAAGTCTTTCCGGATAGTGGTCTTGGATAATGTTGAGAACTTGTTTCGCAAGAGAGATGGGTGGAGCGCTAGCACCAATAATCCCAGGTTCTTTGTAATGTTTATAGTCTATCAGCAAAGCTAATAATTCAACACCTTGCGGCATAAGGGCGACGGCTGCTTCCAGAAAAAAGACTAAATGTTGGACCTGGGCGAAGGACGCTGGTGTGTTTTGTCTCCCGTTTTTCATCATATAAATTGGCCTTCTTTCACGGTCGTATCCTAGCAAGACTTGCTTCCCGGTAACACTTTCCATTTCAACAACCTCCGGAGCTAAATGATTTTCCAGGGTGATGTCACCAGTGATGCCAAATTCTCTCCGCCATACAAGTGTGTTACAGAGCCTCTTAATTGCATTTTCAACCTTCCAATTAGTCGCTCTAAGGTACCTAAGCATACATTCTCGAGTTAACCAGAATTTCTCCCATGATGACAATCGCTGAGTCTCGTCTGCATCGTCATTTTTTTTGCCCGATTTTATCGGAAGCGTTAGATTTGTATTCTGAAAGTAGCTTAACACTGCTAGATACTTCTCATGGTGTTCCATTGTGATGTGCGGGATACCATCAGCCTTAGGATAAGATTCAGGTGGACTTTTAATGAGCTGCTCGCATGGAATTAGGTCAGCGGGTTTCGGAACATGCTGATCATTCCTCTTACCAAATAATCCCATTTTATATGCGTCAAACAATTGTCCAAACCCAATGTGGCCTTCCTTGGCTATAACACGAGAACTGACTAATAATGATGTCGattctttatatatacatgttGGATGGTTTAAATTTAGTTTCGATTTTTCCGTTTTGACGGACGTGTTGAGATTACGTCAAAAGCGATTTTACACGATTACCTGAGGATCTATGCCCACCTTATCCATAATTGAGCTATCCAGTTTAACAGTACCTTCGAAATGGAAGTATTCCACATTCACGTATGGCCTTATGCCAGATATATAGCTTTTTAGTGTGTCTTTCTCGGTCCAATTATTTAATAAGTCAGTTGTAGCAGCCAAATCGTGCATGACCGTGTAGAGCACATGTTCATCGTCGGTTTCAACGTTTCTTGACGAGAAAAACATATCTACAACTGGAAAATTGGCATCCTTGAATAGCTGTTTCATTGTCTGTTTGTTTCTTGTCGTTGCGTTCTGTTTCAAGGCGATACGTAAGGTACATGATTCTCTTAGTGTATGACGtgtatcacgtgactcAAAATGAACATTCTTCCAGTCACCGTATGGCTGTTTGAAGTGGAGAAGTTTTCTTAGGTGCTGTCCATATTCTTGAATACGCTGAAGTTCACTTGGATCAACTATATCTAGTGATTTTTGTTGTGCTTCTCTTTGCTTCAGCCTTTTGATCTGCAACCTTCTATGCTCATCACCAAAATGACGTTTTTGGAACCACTGGTTATACCTTTTTCTGGAATCGGAATCCGATAGAACGTCAAAAGCCAGCTTAATCTTGAGGAACTTTTCTTGCGCATTGGGTGCTGTACTTTTATCTGGATGGTACTTTAGTGCCATCTGTCTATATTGTTTCCTGAGCTGGGAGATAGAGACATTGTTCAAATCTTCCTTCGAGAGAATGGCTATCTGTAATTCATCATAGAGGTTGATATCTGAATCTATCGATCTTTCTACCGTTGCCATTGCTTATATGAACCAGTGTATGCGTTCTAGTATTACGTAGCATAATAGTAAACTTGCTTTTAGTAGTAATCgtctttatttttcaatatcgCTAATTTGAACGCGGGTTGAGAGTTTTCAGGGATTAACCATCATTCATTCCCTGTAAAAACCTTTTACCAAGTTTACGATGCTGCTATATAGGGGGTTGGttgtatattataaatttattcAAATTATGTATGATTAGATCACCCCATCAACCACATGAAGACACTTTGCAAGACAACGccataaaaaaataaaaagtagTTGCATTTCTTAACAACAGATTTCTTAACGGTATTAACATTGTCTGTACCGTCATCAAAAAGGTTGAACTTCACAGACCTTAGGAGAAAGATGCCAAATGCCAGAAATAGATAGACTTTTCCTAGTATGGTTATCCATATCGGGCGTCTCGGTAACATCATAGCGAATATTAATGGTACAAATTTGTAACCCACATAGCATGACAGCTCAATCAATGTAGTGACCTTCGAATTCACAGGGACCAGTAAATAAAGGCCTAGTTTCAAGATTCCTAGATCCAAGACGATATATGCCAAAGTGGATGATAGCTTGAAATATAAATTTTCAGGGTCAAAAGAGCCATGTAGACCCTGTTCGACATTCCATGCCAAAATATACGTTACCAATCCCATTAACGGAATATACATGTCAGGAGAGTTTATATCATTCCTTGGAGGCTGGAACGTCCCATTAGCATCAGGGATACGTTGCCATTGTCTATGCAGCATTGGTGCAAGCattattttcaacttctggAAGACATAGGAGTTCGAAACTTGGAAATAATGACTAATGGGTGTACCGCCCGTCGCTTTTTGTACCGTTTCCTGAAATTGGTTCAAATTATCAGATCCAATAAATTGATTCAACGCATTCTGTCCAAATTGGAGTGCCATGGATGCTCTAGGGTCTGCAAACCCGGGGAAGCCCTGCTGTTGATTCAGTGGTTGCTGAGAAAACATCTGGTAATGAGGAGCCTGGGCTGACTTCTGGAACTGATTTGGATTTTGACCCTGAGTGAAACTCTCATGAGAAGAATCTTGCTGTAGATAGTATGGATTATAAGACATTTCCAGCTTGGTGAGATTTTGTATATTCAGTCAACTAATATAGTTTAATGTTTAGTTTACTATGTTTAAATGTCAAATCAACGGTCTTAATTCTAGAATTACAACTGATCATCACAAACGAACAAAGCAGTACCCCACTCACTATCTTTGTTTGAAGGATGAGGACACCTCTGGGACCCTAGGACTATGTAATGTAGACTTCTTTTGTTATCATTGCGGCATGGTACTGTTTTGAGTATTTATAGCTTTGATTTGGAGAGTTTTGCCAAGTAGTCTGTACTCTCTGTTGAAAAGTCTAAGACTTGCGAAGAGTGTATATATTCTGCATGAATAAAGGAGTTAGAGATGTAGCATGATACCATGCTAATTCAATTCTTATAACGTACTATTGATAAACTATTAGCACTATCATCTGTAGATAATTTGTGTGGTAATTTTTTACAAATTGATGTTGGGTACGCCAAAGTTATTTTGATAACGAAAAACAGTTACGCGTTTGTAGAGTTTTTGCAACGATTAATCCGTTAAGATTTATATTGGTATCGAGCATCCTAAAGGCTTCTAAAGGTGATGTCCGCGAGGTTTGGAAGTTCTAATACGGCTCGATTTGTTAAGTACAATGGTTCAGCACAATCTACACCATATGGGCTGGCGGCGCAACAGCTGTTGCAGTCGAATAAAGTTGATGAACTTGACTCTATAATGGGGTTTGATAGGTATATACCGCCTCAACATGGAAGTGGTTCTGGTGCAGATGGTGATAGAGTTGGGTGGTTATGTAATATGCATCCCACGATGGTTACTGATGATGTTAATGGCGGAGGTTTAAATGTGGGGGTAGCTGGTGTCGATTTCTACTTTCTAGACGAGGAAGGTGGCTATTTTAAGAGCACTATTACGTATGATTCGTACTTTTTGGTGTCATGTCGTGATGAAAATCGTATtcatgatgttgaagaatttttgaagaagtattTGGAGACTTGTCTTAAGTCTGTGGAAATTATTCAGAAAGATGACCTTTCTATGGATAACCATTTACTGGGTCTGCGGAAAACGTTACTGAAACTAAACTTTGCGAACAATAACAATTTATTTGAGGCTAGGAAGTTGCTGCGGCCCATAATAAGGGAAAATACTGGCAATAAGTTACaaagagatatatatcattcTGAGGATAACATCGCCAGCCGAGATGCTAAGTTACTGATAGAGGATATTCGCGAATACGATGTTCCATTCCACGTTCGTGTTTCCATAGATAAGAACATCAGGGTAGGCAAGTGGTATAAAATAACATCACAGGGATTTATTGAGTATACTGAGAAAGTTGCTTTTGCTGATCCTGTCGTTCTTGCctttgatattgaaactACGAAAGCGCCTTTAAAGTTTCCTGATTCGTCAATTGACCAGATTATGATGATATCTTATATGATTGATGGTGAAGGGTTTTTAATTACAAATAGAGAGATTATTTCGGA contains these protein-coding regions:
- a CDS encoding U2-type spliceosomal complex subunit CWC23 (similar to Ashbya gossypii AFR659W), with product MATVERSIDSDINLYDELQIAILSKEDLNNVSISQLRKQYRQMALKYHPDKSTAPNAQEKFLKIKLAFDVLSDSDSRKRYNQWFQKRHFGDEHRRLQIKRLKQREAQQKSLDIVDPSELQRIQEYGQHLRKLLHFKQPYGDWKNVHFESRDTRHTLRESCTLRIALKQNATTRNKQTMKQLFKDANFPVVDMFFSSRNVETDDEHVLYTVMHDLAATTDLLNNWTEKDTLKSYISGIRPYVNVEYFHFEGTVKLDSSIMDKVGIDPQVIV
- the YIF1 gene encoding protein transporter YIF1 (similar to Ashbya gossypii AFR658W) — its product is MSYNPYYLQQDSSHESFTQGQNPNQFQKSAQAPHYQMFSQQPLNQQQGFPGFADPRASMALQFGQNALNQFIGSDNLNQFQETVQKATGGTPISHYFQVSNSYVFQKLKIMLAPMLHRQWQRIPDANGTFQPPRNDINSPDMYIPLMGLVTYILAWNVEQGLHGSFDPENLYFKLSSTLAYIVLDLGILKLGLYLLVPVNSKVTTLIELSCYVGYKFVPLIFAMMLPRRPIWITILGKVYLFLAFGIFLLRSVKFNLFDDGTDNVNTVKKSVVKKCNYFLFFYGVVLQSVFMWLMG
- a CDS encoding uncharacterized protein (similar to Ashbya gossypii AFR661W) encodes the protein MSSDKSGYIDLKRYCSKACSLQKRYFPCDRILARRILKCTINSTIALTLCLIPKVRELLGPEPALMPLIAVIVHPGRRTGAIIQSSMYVLTGLVTGLGYSLFARYLAQRCLGSTWSLLSDEQNYIENYDRYEAALAVLAVFEIFMLFFHGWMRAVSHHYFHIVFPLFVVVHFTFLAPLRQSAAEIARTFSIPFYLGIGMSVFWNLIIFPEFGTTYCGKTTVDTLNELHHFLNNAINFFISSDLQEESQSFYEKKPCSLARLVTLKNSINQKVSNCELVLDEGSYELSYSYLGASQLTDIIDKFKPLAMYATGLANACQLEFVLLKRQGRLFEDSESINVDTQKEITHADSKRLLAVLKTLRLPIFALHKTLNESLYISKIVLCDAYDVDFSHSKIPKSFKQESNIMPDLNFKQRLPKDFDFKGTLDKLKEAADAFDREFREQLADVSHELLSPSDEMFLISLFLINFKEIINSVILIMQEAQKIQGLRKERESKGWLRGKSFWFTALSNLENFKKWINRNSRLSGLTESATLQGVINNQSNVRGETATVRPQFEEQQLLRQQTAASVMFDDVDHRLPMSSNSYKQDAGIHSKAWTASFQHRLAAVSLKRICMQLMINMRESFKKNRERFRFGAQVTISLIVASFPMFIPKARHWYVDIRGSWVGFVCILCLEPNVGGTFWVFFLRGVGVIGGAAWAYVSYLAGGQNQQNPYLMVFVTIIGAVPGFYFLLGSAYIKAAIIHVISIYIVLLATVIPTSVGGTIAANFGKRCLAVAYGGGVALVAQTVIFPIKARDQLNDEISFVSGCIADLIMLLATGTERGSKFMISTESFERFSLVSSSAKSALSRADTYKGLARQEPRLKGRYTELEKVFTQIIFIQKQIIDLLDVMVLLRKNCGSILDDLNATIYPYRRQVIGSMVNMMRALQEAIINKTPLPHYLPSARISYRRLVNKVREILDVQYRNRMGVVAEHPNLNSDSDKSSIDSNDDDEGIVLRAKKRPTAQVSSFHAYVVKEKYLGWSATSSAAEEIIEYIEELLQLTKILVGVNEFKYGFLSRPLYSDWAAEAATGFDDFIKGTVSKVQKPSASDRKNFHASGNIRETDIDDHAVSSLEDQSLNVTEAPIQLTNSDDNISVASSRRIISDDTDPSLSKKYWRRAGSIDNESLRLQATKTLGEIESEFEDDTSDSEELPLALKRFVSRKK
- the PDR17 gene encoding phosphatidylinositol transporter (similar to Ashbya gossypii AFR660W), with protein sequence MGLFGKRNDQHVPKPADLIPCEQLIKSPPESYPKADGIPHITMEHHEKYLAVLSYFQNTNLTLPIKSGKKNDDADETQRLSSWEKFWLTRECMLRYLRATNWKVENAIKRLCNTLVWRREFGITGDITLENHLAPEVVEMESVTGKQVLLGYDRERRPIYMMKNGRQNTPASFAQVQHLVFFLEAAVALMPQGVELLALLIDYKHYKEPGIIGASAPPISLAKQVLNIIQDHYPERLGKAYFLNMPWYGWTFLKLVHPFIDPATRAKLAFDESLLKYIDEKQLEVNYGGKLDFSYNHELYWKDFIDEVQHRRESQYGRFMKFGAIVGLSEFDLKGDHFEVLYSPEYNPSE